The Lycium ferocissimum isolate CSIRO_LF1 chromosome 8, AGI_CSIRO_Lferr_CH_V1, whole genome shotgun sequence DNA segment TGGCAATTAATATATTCATCTTCACAAATATTctgagatgaagaagaagtaatTACATTGATAGTTGGTGATTTCATATCTAATAAATCTTTTGGGAATTCTTGATCTATAGAcatgttttttccttttctttttctggtGGAATTTTCTGGGAGGGATACTATTGTGTTAGATCAtagatatgaatatatatttatatgagtGGAAATAGAGTGGCGTGCAATGGAAGGTAATTGAGTGAGAAAAAGAGGCTTTTGATATTTCTTTATTCTTACACAAACATATGAAAACATGAGCTCTAGGTAGCTTTTCTTCCAAGTCCCTTTCACATGTAgttaaatactccctccgatccaaaataattgaggttttaagCTTGGGCGCATGGATTAAGAAATTCACTAACTCTTAAAAATTAAGAGATGTTTTGACTAAAATACTCttaattatgattttattttctttttgaattgaCATAATTATTATAGGGATATGAGAATGTATCAAGGGCAAATTAGAAAAGAGAAACTAAatactttcttgattttgtgaaaCCTCAATTATCTTGGACCAACTTTTAGAGGCTAaaatctcaattattttggactggAGGGAGTAGCTTTTCATTTATAAGTTTAATTTGTATATACGGATAgtgtaaatgatttttttagaaTTTAGTTGGTCAGACTTTCAGAATCTGCTTGTAtgttgaaaagtattttttgtaGATGGTGTTTGTGATAAAGAGTACTTTCAGATATTATTTGTCAATATTGGTAGTTTAAATTGTATATTATGATGAATTATTACATTTAAGCCAACTTTGTTATGCTTACTCAATGACTAGAAAAGTCACATCATATTCTTTTagttaaaatatgtattttatggTTAAACTTATATTATTTAGGCTTTAGTTAGATAACTTTtatgtggaaaagaaaaaaaagatagtaACTGTTGtgttataaatataaaagtCTTTACTTGAATGACCATTAGCAAAAGTCTCTTGGTAAGTATTCCGTTATTCTTAATTAGAAGTCTTGAAATTAAACTTTTGGTATGAAATTACTTTTGATAAGGTGCGTTTTATTATGAAAGTTAAACTATCGGTACAAATCTAAGTTAGCCGATATGTAAAACGAATATCGAACACGAGACGAGGGAAAAAAGCAAGGTAAAGTTAGATAGGAGGCAAGTTGAGAGCTCGGGGATGTttctgtccttttttttttttcacccggTGTCCGGTATCAGTATTAGAATCCGACTAAATTCGAATTTGCACCGCGTAGGACCCATTCGAGGAAAACACTTCCTACAAGAATTTTTTCATACTCAagattcgaacccgaaacctctTATTAAGAAAGAAGCATCAGATGTTTCTGTCTgatatgaaattcatgaaattattaaCTTTTTAGTGGAAGTTTACAATTCACGTTTGAGGCAAAAAGTAGTTAGCTATACATTCACTTTTTGGTAACTTTACAACTGTCCTaaacttctttttcatcttttcagCTTATTCTCTTTGGCATGTTCACTGAATTTTAGGTAATCTGGATGCCCGTTTTAACATTGATGAAAGAATTGGATTTCAATTATATAATTGGAGCATTGATAATCTAACAATTTTAATAATATGAAAGTATTGATAATCTaacaatttttatattattagtataacttactccctccgtcccaagaTAAGTGTCACCTAGTAAAAataatttgtctcaaagtaagtgtcaccttaggaattCAAGATAAAAATCTTCAAGTGTTTCCAACTATGCTCTTAACATTAAAGAAGTAGTCTTCTTTAATATTGAGTTCTTAATGGGTGTAAATTTTGCTAAGGTGACAATTATTTCGAGACGGGGgagtataatatatttttatatggaaaaaaaaaggcctACTCACACCCTTTGATTGTTTTCACTGCATTGCTTAGCCTTAAAGGGAAAAAGTGGGTATATGGACAACTTGAAGAGTAGGGACACAATGAGAGTTAATTGCTTTTACAAACATTCAATTGATGGAGATATTCCTCATGTCCCTTTGATAACACTCAACAATTATAattaggcataatacataaatagactCTTAAACTTGGCCTCAGCTAGTAAGTATGCCtttcaactttgggtgtgcgcaagtaggcacctcaacttgtataaagttgaacatgTAAACATAAATGCTGACGTGGCATGGACTTGGCACTAACGTGGCCCTTCAAAATTTATGTGATACGTCGGTCTTAGTATCGGCGTTTGTGTTTACGTATTGATTTTATAGAAGTTGAGGTGTCTGCTATTGTAGCTTTGAAATTGGAGAAGCATCTTGCGGGGTAGGCGGGTTTAAAGGtacatttatgtattatgccttatAATTATGTTCTCTCTTTGAATATCCTTTTGAGAGATCTTGCAAACAAAAAGGTTATGCTCACTATTTtggtttattattttttttttctctattttcccCTTGTCCTTATACCTTATTTTCTTACGGGAGAGAGAATCTAAACTCAATTAAATGAAACCTTCTCATTGGTTagtaatattaatattaatcttcccgaatgatcaaaatattttttcacgTGTTTGGCtaataaaaaagaacaaaactTGCACATGAGGGAGCGGgtgcaggggcggagccagtaAGGGTCAAGGGATTCGAACCCCCTTCagcaaaaaattataatatatatacaagatgaaaattattttttatgtatatatattagatgtTAAAACATTGCTTATAGTTTGTCtatactttatatttttgaGCATCTTATTTAAAATCACATTTCCGTAGCGGCGGGTGGATCATATAATTCAACGACAATGGCACGCTTCAAGTATACGTTTTGCTTCAACAATTCACAGTTATAAAGTAAATAACAAAAGACGTTGAAACAATGACATTTCTTCTCTATCACATTTCTATTTCGCTTTTTCCCTTTATGCCACATAATTGAAATTCTAACATAAGTGTTACAAAAGGTTGataacaatttttattttattttatgatatcatcaagtcattcaaccattaacttaacaatcacaacatcgATCTCATTACGTGAGATGAACGAATTCCATATCTATTCCGACTTTTGAATAAGACCATGATAGTAGTGAGGAGTCCCCCTCACATGTACATATTTTGGTGACTCATTTATCTTTCTGGTAAATTCTAAGCTTATTTGTCTAAATTTATCATATCTAACACGTCACTTCTCGTAAAGAAGAAACTTCCATGTACACCTATTGTAAGGGGTAGCTACGTCATTAAACATCGATCGGGTACAAAAAATTTATTGGGAAAACACCACTAATTGCCCACTCAATTCAAATTAATTACCCGTTCATGCCCCCTCCCGAACTATATTCGCTTCTGCCCCGCCCAGCCCAAACTAATTACCCGACGTGCCCCCTCACCCAAACCCCTTCATTCATGATATCATCTCAGTACATTTATATATCATAATGGTaccatggaggactaagagaaggactaaAGCAATCCTCCacgataccatctcagtatatttatataccacgaTGGTACCATAGTCATGATgagtgtctcattgaaggactgaagcagtactccatgataccatcacaatatatttatataagaggatggtatcatagagttttttttttagaaaagtgtgtcatttttaataaatgaacatgataaTTCATAATACCGTCTCAGtaaatttatataccatgatggtatcatggaggactaagagaaggactgaagcatcttccatgataccatctcagtataatTATATACCATTTTGGTATCATAATTGGGGGCATCTCGAGTAAatacttttgattttttctgGGGGTACAAAAGTAATGGGGGTATGGGCAGGTAATTATTTTGGTTTGAGGGAGCATGTGTGATCTTTCCCCAAAATTATTgcatactccctctgtcccaatttgtgTGATACCAATcagatttcgagagtcaaaacaagaaaatctttgaTCGCGATGTATTCGTATGCCCTTTAAATATTCTAGATTGAATTATtgtaacttatagtactttttatatagtttctaaatgtataaattatttttcaaagaacCTAAAAATTATACGTTCGAACTcacaatcaaaataaaaaatttgattctcaaaatcctaactgtatcacataaattgagacaaagaaagtattttattttaagtgATTTAATCTGCAAAAATAACATTATCTTGACCTCAAGAAGTGAAAGTTTTCAATTTTCACCATTCTCCCACtctttttaggaaaataaaaaaaaagaaaaaaaactcaaaacaaGAAATTTTAAAATGGCAAAAATAATTTCCTAATTTacattccatatatatatatatatatatatatatatatatatatatatatatattcttttcgCGGTTCTTTTTTCCCGCTATTTCGCCTTCACGTTCTCTGGTAGGTTTTCCCACTAAGCTGCTCGTTTCCCTTTTATTCGaaaataaaaacatttttttttttggtttaaacaAAAACATACAATTTCAGTGTTTGTTGATATCAATTAGTTGAATTTTGGGTTTTTGACAGTTCTTGATTTCAGTTActgggcttttttttttttttccctcaaacTGGTAAGATTAGTTTGTTCatatattgaaattttttttctccgTATAATGTTATTATAGTGTTAAATATTTCTAGGTTTATCCAGTTTTCCCTTATTTGATTCATAATTGCcaaaaaagtatgaaaaaaaaggCTGTCCTTTTATTATTTGCAataaacactactaaaaaattactattttcccactgaaaaatgttcagGGACTATTCTCACGGATATTTTGATTGAACcagtgagaaaagaaaaaacagtaGTGTTTTCCCAATGTTTCAATGGAAACTGTTTTTCACCATGTGTTTGTCCAGTGTGTTGGTTTAGtgaggtgggaaaatcatgctttataacacaaatttgaatgtcggtgggaaaaacaTATGTTTCTAGTAGTGAAAAGGTGTGTGCAAAAATACCatattttgtgtttttctttgttCAAAGGGTAGGAGAAGTTTGATCATTTGTTTAATTCTTTTCATTGTCTGTGTAAAATTATAGTGCTAAATCTTTCTGGCTTTAACCAATTTTCCCTTGTTTGATCATGAAAGGCTAAAAGCACCAAAAGGATGGTCTTTTAATTAAAATGATAGTCTTTTTAGCCTTTTATTTATATGCAATAAAGGGTGTTTTTCTGATGTAGTTTCttatcttttgatttttgttacTATCTACTGTCTTTGGTTATTTGCTTAGCGTACTGTTTTGCTGTAGTTActgttcctttttctttttgacatGCTTAGTTTTTGCTTTACCCTGATTCGTGGGTCTAGAGGAaataacctctctacctcccaaggtgggggtaaggtttgcgttgactctaccctccccagacttacttgtgggattatactgggtatgctgttgttgttgtaaaggGTGTGTTTGGGAATGTTatatttgggattttttttgtttctagaTCATTTTCAAGTGTTTGGTTAAGTACAAAAATAAGTGACATTGGTTTATGATAGAGCATTGATCATAGTgtctttatgatatttttaattttaaaaattgagaaTATTGTGGACTTGTTGGTTGAAGCTTCTGATTGTGTAAAGTTGTGATAATAGTAAATGAAAATGACTTTTTCCCATAAGTAACTCATTAGTAAGTAACTCATTAGTTCTCCTTTTGGTGGGAATAGAAAAAGATTTAAATGATACAGTATAAGATAACATACACTATAttgtcataccaaacacatccaAAATATGTATTTCAAGATCTTGACAAATGTGCTATTAGTTTGATACAATTGTATTGCAATATTTTAGTCCAACTTAACAGTAATCTTTAGTAATTTCTTGTTGATTCTTTGCTTGAATTGGACAACCCCCTCACAATGAAGTGTTGCAAAGTTTCAAGTTAGCGTAGTAGTAGAGTCATTCTTGCATTTGGCTAGCTGGGTTGGTTCTGCTTATTGGTATTTTaggctatgttgctcggactctctaGAAATGCTGTCGAACCCATATCGGATCTtccaaaaatgcactatttttggaggatccgacaagCACACATCTCCATTTTGaagagtctgagcaacatagGTTATAGGTGGCGTCCATTAGAACTACGTCTTGAGCCAGCAAGTAAATTCTTAATATAGGTCTTTTTCAGACTTGAatagattattatttttcctatttttgttGTCATGCTTGTATCTATCAGATCGGTTCGAGTTTGAAACTGATTCCTTGTTCTATTCTATGTGAATCCTAGATTGACGATGGAGGAGAGCCACATACATAAAAGACTTGCTGTTATTTCAGGGGTGAATGTCATAGCCGGAAATATTGACCTTTTATCTGAAATTCTTCTTCGTTTGCCAGCAAGATCTCTCATCAGGTTCAGTCTAACATGCAAGCTTTGGTTCTACATCATTACTGGTACACAGTTTAGGCTTAGTCATTGTCGTACTCTTGCATTATCCAATGCCCTCCCCTACTCCGGGGTCTACTTTTATAATTCTCTAACCAATCTCCAAAAAATTGACTCCGTCCCGCTGACTGGTAATGTAACAAACCTCCCTCCTGTTCCACTCCTTGACCAAATGGCTGCAAAAACAGGATATCCAGTCAAGGTTACACAATCTTGCAATGGCCTGTTAATGTGCGTGATCAGCAGCAGAACTGAAGTATCTGATCTCAAACTTGGTTTTGTTTGCAACCCTGCAAAGAACGAGTATCATCCGTTGCCAAGCCCTTATGACAAGAATTATGAAGTGGTTTATGGATATAATCTGATATTTGATCCTTCAGAACCACCTTATTACAAAGTTTTTTGTATAAAGCGTTTGGGTACTACTTTTCGGGGTTTCTCTTTTGGCTCAACAGATCTCGAAGTGAGTGTGTATGTGCCAGGTACCGAGTCATGGAGATCTTGTTGTCGTTTCTATGTAGACTATACTACGCGTTTCGACTGTGGGGTGTTTTGGAATGGTGCAATACACTGGATTGGTGAATACTCTTCTGTTCACTTTGATGCTAAATCAGAGGAAGTTGTTATTAAAAATATGCCACCTAGACCCCAGGGAGATTTTACCGAAAAGATTAGGTATTTTGGGGAATGGGGTGGCCATTTGCATCTTATTCAGGTTCAGACCCGATACGCCAAGAGATTCAATGTGCTTGAATTAGATAAAGATACGTGGAAGTGGTCAGCTAAGTATCATGTTCATCTTGCTCGGTTAATTTCAGCATTTCCTGAGATGATTAAGCAAACACCATATGGCATACACTATGCATTTTCCATTTTGTCTGTGATTCGAGGGGAGAACGAAGAAGATTCAGTCCTTTTGCTAACTATTCCGGGGAAGGTGGTCGCCTACAACTTAGTGCGTAAAACTACTAAAGTAGTCCGCGAGTTGCCTGGTGAAGTAGCTAATACTTTACACTTTAATCATGTCAGCGCTTATAAGTATACTGAAAGTTTGTTTCCGGTTAGAGAGTGGAGTAATACTAAAAAATGGTGCTCTTATCAGCGGCTTGCAAGGACTTCTCCTTCTGGAAAAGGTTATCTCTTCGGTACTTCAAGTGAAGACTTATTTGAAAAGTAAATATCAAATCCTAGCTCTTGTAGTTGTTTTGGGATTCGATACAAATGTTATTGAACCTTTACTGAAAAATCATTTCAGTGTTTTATCTGGACATACTGATTTTGTGTTCAACTCTTTGGTTATTTGGTTTTATTTACGCTCACATTATCATTTCAGTTCTTTGTTAGTTCCCAGCCAATGGCTGATACAATTACATTATCATCTTCCTATTTCACTCGCTGTGCAATTTATTTTGTGAAGGACTATCTGGTGCTCGTTGGTTGTTAGGTAGTGGTGAATCCATAAGCTGGACTTAACAGGAAGCAGTGGCACATAATCTGTTTTCGGGCAGCAATGGCTCTCTGCTTACTCCACTGCTTTGTCCAGTACATCTCTAAGTTATTCTTTTTGGTTGAAAAAATATGGTAAATTTCATTAAACTAGTACCAAGAAGGTAAATTTCTCAACTTGCATTGCATCTCCTGTTTCTTAGGCTCCAAAAAAGTCAAAAGGAAGATCCAGAAAAAGTGAACCTTTTTCAGCTTCTTCTGCTGATTGGCTCCCAAGTTTATGTAGGTATTTTTTAGGCATAAATAAACACCTCAACTTTGAGAATGCACATTTAGACACCTCAATTTGGTTTAAGTTGGCCCCGTAAACACACTCAGCCTACATGGCATTTCGCGCGTGTTTACAGGACCAATTTAAACcaagttgaggtgtctagatgtgCATTATCAAAGTTGGGTGTTTACTTGCCTGTTGAGGCCAAATTAAGGTgcatatttatgtattatgcctacTTTTTATAATACCGTGAAGAGTCAGTAAAAAGGGGCTAGGATTACCATTTACTCTTAAATTGAGCAAAGAGTATGGTTGCGTAGtttacttgattctcttgcACAGTCGGACTACATCCAATGCTATTATTTTAGTTTGTTGTCATAGAACCTTCATCGACATGTACTTTGGACTTTTTGTATATGTCATGTTTACTCATTATGTCATCCATGAAGGAAACATTATACTCCTTCCgccccaaaaaaattatcttagttACTATTTGGACAAATCAAATGATATTTTCTTTGtccataattattttaaatattttctaaatattttgaattgttaactaTTTTgccttatagtattttttttatgtagtttctaaatacgtaatttttatttcaaagaaattaaagattgtatgcccGTATTCACATCGAACATTAGTTAGTTTGACCCTCCTTATATGATGAGGCCGAAGAGTCAACActtgtaatttgtgtattacggtattttttttttttgtattacgGTATTTCATTTGCACGCAAAGCTGTGATCTGGTGGTCAATAAAGTGGGAAAGAATCGTGAGGTCTCATGTTCAAATTCAATGAAGTAGAAAAGTATTAGGTGATTTCTATCTATGTGTCCAAGCTTTGATGGCAGGATTATTCATTATTTGTTCTATTAGTCGAGGTGGACACAAGTTATTCAGATGccatcatcaaaaaaaaaaaaaaattatattgcatttgGTAGGttgcttgattatttttttggtcaataaggaaaatatattaattagaACGTAATATATGCATCATTACAGGCTAATTGCTAGATTGATTATATGGAATCAATTGTCTATTCATGGAAGTTAAGATAAAAAATTCATGTTAAACTTTTAGTAGTTTTATGGGAGGAAATACGAATTTAGAAGTTATGTCCCATTATCCTACAACAACGGGATAGGTGAATATATAATTATTGGATTctccaaaataattttaaaaatattacttGATAACtactttaagaaaaaaatatactcaCTTGTCCCAGTTTATGTAGCACGctttcttttttagtcaatctcaataaatataaattcaaTTATGAGTTCTGGACTTTTGGTCGGTCTGATTGCTTCTTTTTAATTGGATTTGTatttattccactaaaaataaataaaaataaaaattattaccCATCGAATATGAGTTTTGGATTTGGTCTGGTCGGATCAATCTTTttaattgaattttgtattattagatcaaaaattaaaaaaatagtaaaaaagaaTTATCCACCGGAAATTGAATTTTCCGGCATATGTGTTTTTTGTAATAGTAAGGACAAAGTTTCGTGGTTTTTATGTTAGAAaacatagttaagtgactttgatgaggaaaagaaaataaatatgtaaccatttataaaatttttccttatttgttGTAGTGTATTTCCTATTTTAAAACAGGTCattagcaattaaaaaaaaatgagaaaattacgCTCCATGCTTATTTTTGAAGATATTTATCCAGCGTAGTCCATACCTTGTGTATAAACACTCATTTAGTctatatttgtgtataatattgtatattggcTACGTGacgtatatatttttaaaagttgtgtatttttaaaaatatcccaaaaaaatcatatatatccTGAAATTGTGGGATTTTAACACAGATCAAACTTTCAATGTTTGCAGTTTGAGCCGCGAAAAGTGAAAATTTACAACTGCTCTAAAAATACTTAAAACAGTTTTGGCGCTTTTTtcattaaaaccaaatcaacaaATATTAATTGAAAGTAAAAACAAACCCctaaattattttcatttttatttttcagttcTTGTTTCATTTGCTGGGATTCTGAATTCTTTCTCAAACTGTAAGAGTaatttattcaattctttttcttgtCTTTATAACTTTATAGTGTTAAATCTTTCTTTGTTTATCTAattttcccttatttgattAATCAActgcgaaaaaggtatgtaaaaatGACATCTtttataaagaaagaaagagtactGAAAACGATGTACTTGTATTAAAGAAGGGTCTTTTATTCTTTGCAATAAAGGATGTGTACTATAAACTCTCGTTGAGACGACGGTCTCCGCAATGTTTCATGTCAAATAAATATGCGCTCGCTTTTGCGCAGCCTTGCCCTTCCCTGCC contains these protein-coding regions:
- the LOC132068093 gene encoding F-box protein At5g07610-like is translated as MEESHIHKRLAVISGVNVIAGNIDLLSEILLRLPARSLIRFSLTCKLWFYIITGTQFRLSHCRTLALSNALPYSGVYFYNSLTNLQKIDSVPLTGNVTNLPPVPLLDQMAAKTGYPVKVTQSCNGLLMCVISSRTEVSDLKLGFVCNPAKNEYHPLPSPYDKNYEVVYGYNLIFDPSEPPYYKVFCIKRLGTTFRGFSFGSTDLEVSVYVPGTESWRSCCRFYVDYTTRFDCGVFWNGAIHWIGEYSSVHFDAKSEEVVIKNMPPRPQGDFTEKIRYFGEWGGHLHLIQVQTRYAKRFNVLELDKDTWKWSAKYHVHLARLISAFPEMIKQTPYGIHYAFSILSVIRGENEEDSVLLLTIPGKVVAYNLVRKTTKVVRELPGEVANTLHFNHVSAYKYTESLFPVREWSNTKKWCSYQRLARTSPSGKGYLFGTSSEDLFEK